A window of the Gossypium arboreum isolate Shixiya-1 chromosome 2, ASM2569848v2, whole genome shotgun sequence genome harbors these coding sequences:
- the LOC108466188 gene encoding uncharacterized protein LOC108466188 yields the protein MAAPLTKLLRKGVLFDWTDAQQESFETLKTVLTEALVLISQNLERSSRQKSYSDLKRYEIEYSVGDLIFLKVLPCKKLDLPLELDCIHDVFHVSMLRRYRSDPTYIVPIKEIEVRPDLTFEKELIQILDHDVKVMRRKSIPPVKVLWRNHSTEEATWELEDAMHQ from the exons ATGGCAGCACCCTTAACTAAGCTGCTACGTAAGGGTGTACTGTTTGATTGGACTGATGcgcagcaagagagctttgagacgCTCAAGACTGTATTAACTGAGGCCCTTGTTTTGATAAGCCAGAACCTAGAAAGGAGTTCacg GCAGAAATCTTATTCAGATTTGAAGAGATATGAAATTGAGTATTCTGTAGGGGACTTAATATTTCTCAAGGTCTTGCCATGTAAGAAG TTGGACCTACCTCTAGAGCTAGACtgcattcatgatgtgtttcacgtctcaaTGTTGAGGCGCTACCGATCTGATCCTACTTATATTGTCCCTAttaaggagattgaggttaggccagacttgACCTTTGAGAAGGAGCTGATTCAGATTTTGGATCATGATGTTAAGGTTATGAGAAGGAAATCTATTCCACCGGTGAAGGTTCTATGGcgtaatcatagcactgaggaggccacgtgggagcttgAGGATGCGATGCATCAGTAG